In Gilliamella sp. B3022, the sequence ACTTGAAAACGGTCATATTTATGCTGTGATAGGTTTACCTGCGAATATTTTTTATAATACTGGTATTCCAACCACAATTATTGTCTTACGTAAAGATTACAATCAACGTGATGTGCTGTTTATTGATGCCCAAGAATTATTTGAAAAAGCGCGAACCAAAAACGTCTTAACTGATGAACATGTTGAAACCATTTTTAAAGCTTATGTAGAACGCAAAACTATCGACAAATTCAGCTATTTGGCGAGTTTTAACGAAATTGAAGCGAATGATTTTAACCTTAATATTCCCCGCTATGTTGATACCTTTGAAGCTGAACCAGAGATTCCTCTAGCTGATTTATCCACCGCGATGATGCAGACACAACAAGAACTAAAAACCGCAGAAAATGAACTGATTGCGATGTTAGATGAACTAACGGGCACGACACCAGAAGCGGAAAAAGAGTTAGCAGACTTTAAAGCGGCATTACAAGGAGTCGGTAATGGCAAGTGTTAAGAGTAAAGTCCCTAAACTGAGGTTTAAGGGATTTAGTGAGGAGTGGCAATCATTATCATTTGCGAGAGCACTGCATGAAGTTAAGCGTCCGATCAAGATGCAGAATGATACAGACTACCAATTAATTACAGTAAAAAGGCGTAATGAAGGTATTGTTAGTCGAGGTATTTTTAAAGGTAAAGACGTATTAGTTAAATCCCAGTTTGAAGTTAAAAAAGGCGATTACATTATTTCTAAACGACAAGTTGTGCATGGTGCTAATGGGATTTTACCTGAAACACTTGATGGTTCTATTGTTTCCAATGAGTATTTAGTTGCCAAAGGAACAGATAAGATGGATATTCAATTTTTTTCCATTTTATCCAGTTTACCTATTATGTATAAGCAGTTTTTTCTTAGTTCATACGGTATTGATATTGAAAAATTATTTTTTGATGTTAATGACTGGAAGAAAAGAACGGTTAATGTACCAATATTAAAAGAACAAACTCAAATAGGTCATTTTTTCCAAAAACTAGATCAAGTGATTGAAATACAACAAAACGCCTTAACTCAAGCTCAAAACTATAAAAAAGCCATGCTGCAAAAAATGTTTCCACAAAATGGTGAAAAAAGACCAAAGAGACGTTTTAAGGGGTTTAGTGGGGATTGGGTTAAAGTAAAGTTTAGAGATATATTTATTTATGAAAGACCTGATAATTATTTAGTATCGAATACAGAATATTTAGATCAAGGAATTCCTGTATTAACAGCAAATAAATCTTTCATTCTTGGTTTTACTGATGAAAAAAATATTTATGATAAAGGTGCTTGTATAATTTTTGATGACTTTACTTTAGATTCTAAGTATGTAGACTTTGCCTATATGGTTAAATCTTCAGCAATAAAAATACTCACGCCAACAAAAGGGTTCGATCTCAAGTTTGCATTTGAACGGTTGAATACTGAAAAAATTATTAATGATGGTCATGCTCGACATTACATTTCTATTGTACAGCCAACAATCACATTAGTTCCATCTTTAAAAGAACAAACCCAAATCGGTAACTTTTTCCAACAATTGGATAAACAAATTACTGAACAACAAAATAAGTTAACCCATTATCAAACACTTAAAAAAGCGATGTTACAGCGATTATTTATTTAGTGGATCATTATAAAAAGGACAGCCTGTGGCGATTCAATTTACTAAAGAACGAGAGTTAGAAATCAACCTGATTAATCAACTGATTCAAGGTGAATCTCAATGGCACTATCGGGATGATTTAACCAATGAAGCAGCTTTATGGCAAAACTTACGCAACATTCTTGAAGCGAATAATCGTGCAATATTACGCGGCGTCGCTTTAACGGAGCAAGAGTTTATGCAGGTTAAAACACAGCTGACTTTTATTAGTTTTTATGAAGCGGCTAAATGGCTTGCTGGTGAAAATGGTATCGCTAAAGTACAAGTACAGCGTGAAGATGCCAGCCTTGGTACAATTCGTTTGAATGTGATTAATCGCGCCGATGTAGCTGGTGGCAGCACGAGTTATGAAGTAATTAATCAGTTTACCAGCGGTAAGCAGCAAGCAAATGATCGTAACCGTATTTTTGATGTGACATTGCTGATCAACGGTTTGCCAATGATTCATATTGAACTAAAAAATCGCCAGCACCCTTATATGGATGGCTTCCGTCAGATCAAAAAATACCTAAAAGAAGGGAAGTTTAAAGGTATTTTTTCTTCAGTTCAGATGTTTGTTGTGAGTAATGGCACCGATACCCGTTATATTGCTTCAGCACTATATTCTCAATTAAATGAACGCTTTTTATGTAAATGGGTGGATACCAGTAATAAACCTATCACCGACTATTTGGCTTTTGCTAAAGCTGTGCTATCTATTCCACAGGCACATAAAATTGTCACTCAATATTCAATTACCGACAAAGATAATGAAGCGTTAATTTTATTACGACCCTATCAGATCCATGCTATTGAAGCGGTTAAGCAGGCTTCGGCACGACAGCAATCTGGTTATGTATGGCACACTACCGGTTCGGGAAAAACCTTAACCTCTTATAAAGTGGCGTGTAATCTGTTACAGATACCAGCGATTGATAAAACCCTATTTATTGTTGATCGCGTCGATCTTGATCAGCAAACGACCAGTTCTTTTACTTCTTATGCTGAATTTGATCCTGTATCAATTGATGAAACTGATAATGTCAATGATTTAGTACAGCGACTGGCAAGTGAAGATCGTGGTGTGGTTATTACCACTATTCAAAAACTTAATCATTTAATGAAGCGCATGGCAGAAACGAATATTAGCGAACGCAAACAAAAACGCTACGATAAAATAAAATCCCTTAAAGTGGCGTTTATTGTTGATGAGTGTCACCGCGCTGTCACACCACGAAAAAAACAGGAGCTTGATCGCTGTTTTCAGTATGCGCTATGGTATGGTTTTACTGGTACGCCAATCTTTGCCGAAAATCCACGCGCTGAGTTAGGTGATTTAGCAAGAACGACTGAACAGCAGTATGGTAAGCGTTTACATGAATACACGGTAAAAGAGGCAATTAACGATCAAGCAGTACTTGGCTTTCAAGTGGAATATAAGAGTACTCTTGAAGAAGATGAAATTGATAAAATTATTTGCCATTATCATGCTAACAAAGAGCTGAACCAGTTAAGTACGAAAGAGAAAGAAAAGCTCATTCCTAGTGAGGTATATGACGATAATAGGCATCGCTTAAAAGTCATTGACTCGATTATCAATAAATCAAAAAGCAAACTTGGTTTTACGACGGAAAATGGTGAAGGCAAAGCTTATGGTACAATTTTAACGGTACCAAGTATCGCCATTGCACAGGAATATTATGATTTGTTTAAACGTGTGATAGCCGGACTTGAAACCGTCAAAATTAGTGAGCACACACGAAGTATATTGCCAGATTTTCCTAAAGTCGCGATGACATATTCACTCTCTGAAAATGAAGAATCATCAATTCGCAATCAAGAAAAAATGAAAGAAGTGTTAGTTGATTATAATCAGTGCTATGATACGAACTTTACTCTTGAAACAATTCGTGCCTATAATCAAAATATCAATGCCAGACTGGCTAGAAAACAAAGCCGGTATCATAGACGAGCTGAACAGATTGATATTATTATTGTGGTCGATAGACTATTAACCGGCTTTGATGCTCCTTGCATTTCGACTTTATTCATCGACCGGCCTCCAATGCGGCCACATGATATTATTCAGGCGTTTTCACGTACTAATCGATTATTTGATCAGGGCAAAACCTTTGGTCAAATTGTCACTTTTCAAACACCCCTTCTCTATCAAGACGCTGTTGAACAAGCTTTATTTCTTTACTCTAATGGTGGTGAAAATCATGTTCTTGCCCCAACCTGGCAAGAAGCGAAAGCCCGTTTACAACGAGCGATAAAAGCGTTACGCAATCTAGTGCCTACACCTGAAGCGACTCATCATCTCACACTAGGTGAAAAACGGCAATTTGCAAAGCTATACCAGCGTTTTGATAAAGCATTTAACGCGGCATCAGTCTATTTTGATTTTGATATTACTAAGCTCGAAGAAGATTTCTCTATTACAGAAAGTGAGATAGAAGGCTATCATGGTTTTTATGTTAATGTGCTTGAAGAGCTGCGCGATAATCGTGATGATGATGAAGTAGAGCCGTTAGATATTGAATATGTTCTGCTTACACACCGGATGGAAGAAATTAACTATCGTTATATTCTATCTCTTATTCAGCGTGTTGTACCTAATGCAGAAACAGCATCAGGCTTACATTTAGAGGATGACACGCAATATCAAGAAGTCGATAACTATATTCAAACGCTGAGTGAAGAAAATTCAAAACTTGCGAGCCTAATGGATACGCTTTGGCAAAATATTAAGCGTGATCCGGAATCTTACCGTGGTAAAAATATTACTGAGTTGCTGGAACAGATGATCAGTGAAACCATTCAACATTTAGTCACAAAATTTGCTGAGATTTGGGCGGTTGAGGTGGATAAACTGCGTTTTGTGGTGGATAACTATAATCCAAATCGTAGCAAACAAAATGGTGAGGATGAATTACGAAATACTAGCCATTATGATGTGTATAAGACAAGCACTGAAAACCCTGTACCTAAGTTACGTTATTGGCGCAGCATTAAAGAAGCCTATATGGAAATGATGCAAAACAACATTTTACCACTACGTTTAAGGCATTAAACCGAGTTCATTGATTCAATTAAATGGATTATAGGATATTTTGTAACAAAAAAAGACAAAGTTGTAGCCGAGTTGTCAAAATAAAAATTAGGATAAGCTATGTTTATCATCGATCGTCAAACTAACCGAATTAGTCCGGTAAATGTAAAGTGTTTTAGTGAATTAGGATTTACTGAGCGTAAACATTTACAAGAGTGGCTCACCTATCAGTCCGATGCATTAGGTGAAGAGTTACTGATTATTCAAAAGGAGTTTGATGGTTTTGATGATACCCGTGAATGTTTGGATCTATTAGCACTTGATAAAGATGGTAATTTAGTGATTATTGAAAACAAGCTAGATGACAGTGGTCGTGATGTTGTCAAGCAAGTGATCAAATATGCATCTTATTGTGCCAGTTTAACAAAAAGGAAAATTGTTGATATTTATCAGCAATTAAAAGGATTTTAACATGAGCTCCGCACAGCTTTTTATTAAGCTTGGTTAGAGGTTATTAGTAGTAATAATAAAGAGCTCAATAAGCAAGAACATTTAGATTGCATGACTGATGCTGTGTTAGAAGATTATGCATTATAAAAATGCTTTATATTTTTATAATGCTTCATGTTATTAAAGGAATTTATTCTGCTAGTAACTTTTTAAATTGTGTAGTCTTAGCATCAAGCACAACACAACTATTTCCTTTAACTTTCAAATTATTAATAAGTACGTCATGTTTTGGTTCATCAAAATCGTAAATCGAACTATTTATAAGATCCTGATATGTTCCAGGGGGGCAAAATAGGACATTTGAAGATATATTAAATAATTTTTCTCCCTTTAAATGATAGATATTTGGGTCATCAGATGATTTTTGAGGCTCCCATTCGTTATTACTAAATATATCTTTAGGATAAATATTTTTGTTTATGATTGCATTATATTGGTTACTATTAATAATTAATGCTTTTTCTAACCCTTTAATAAATAAATTACTAGGGAAGGCAAAGGAAACGCCTATTGTGAAACTAAACATAATACATATTAATGCCAGAGAACTTTTTAAGGATTTATTAATGTTATAGTAGATCAATGCTGGAATATAAGAGACAAAAATCAGGCAACTACATAAACAAAAAATTAGAAACCAAGATGTAAAATAATTTCCTCCTTTTATACTAGAGAGAATTAATAAAACTGGTGACAATGATGTAAATGACAAAATAAAGATAAAAATTAGAAAATAAAGTTTTCGCTTTAAAAAGAAAAAAAAGATTCTTCCATCTTTACTTAAATAAGTCTTAGTTTTATGTGATTTTTGTATTTTGTTAATGACCTTTTGATAGTCTATTAGTTTTATTGTTTCTTTAAATTTTACGAATGATATAAATAAAAAAATAAAATAAAGAAAAAATATCAAATTAAATGAAAAATCAAATTTTATTTTAAAAGCATAAAATGAGAATGAAAAGATCAAAAATAAAAAAAACAGTGATCCCAAAAGACTTCGTTTTATCAATTGTTTTTTCGGGACGGATATGGCATTCTCATCCATTTCAAATGCCCATGAAAATAGGATGAAGATAAAACTAGGAATAAATAAAGCAGATCCAATAGCTAGCACAAAAAGAATAAATACAAGAAAAATAAAAATTAATCCTTGTGTACTAAATACTATTTCTTGAAGAATGTCAGTTCTATTAATAAGTAATAAGAATCGCCATACTAAAATAAAACCACTTATAATTGGTAAAAAATACAAAATTTTAGATAGTTGTTTATTACTAACTTCATTAATAAGTTGTTTGTTTTGATCTTGTATTAAATCTAATTTTTTATTCATTTTTAAACCTATTGAGCTTGTCATATATTTCATATTAATCAATGAAATATTTGCTTTTCCTTTTGTGGCAAGCAGAGGTAATTACAGCTATTTATTAAGTTTATCTTTGATGGATTTTTAGTGATTCACCTGTATGATTATACATAAAATAGGTTAATGTTACAGTGTATGATGTTAAATTGAAATAATGAGTTAACAAAACAGTTCACTAAAATGATATTAACGTATTGATGAATAAACAAAAAGGAATAATATGAGCTATCAGGCTGAATTCACAGGGTGGAGATCTTTAACCATAGAAGATCTCCTCATCGCATATAGAAAGGCCAAAGCTGACTGCTTCTTTGAGAATACCTTCCCAACTGCTATCAAGTTCACTGAATATGAGCAAAACTTATTAGCTAACCTGAATGGGTTGTTAGGGCAATTAAAAACCGATAAAGGTTTTAAAAATAATAATAAACTAATGGGAAGTTTTAGATTACTACCGAAGAAACTTTCTACAACCAAAAAATCAGATACTACTGAAAACGATCACGTTCATTTTTCTAAACCAGAAAAGGCTGTAGAAAATCTATTCAATAATTACGATATCGTTCCTGAATTTAGAATTGTGGGAGATTTTCCAGTAGAAACTCACATTATTTCTGCGCTGTGGATTAATATGATTGGGCATAGGTTTGACGGCAAACTTGACGATAGCTGCTACGGCGCGAGGTTAAAACGTATCCATAATGATGAGCTATTTGCAGATAATGATGAAAAACCATTCCATATCAGTTCAATTGGCTCGTTTGTCCCTTATTTTCAGCCTTATCAAAAGTGGCGTAATGATGATCTTACATCTATAAGAGATGAACTAAAGAAAGATCGTGATGTTATTGCGGTTTCGCTAGATCTGAAAAGTTATTATCACTTTATTGATCCACTAGCAATTTCTAAAGTCGCTTTGCATAAAGCTCTTAATCTTGAACTGACCAATAAAGAAAAATCCTTCAATAAACAACTCGCACAGTTTCTCAATAATTGGGCTGAAAGCGCAACAGAATTCGGTCAAACCATTGGAGGAAAAGACTCAATACAATCGTTGTATCGTAATACAATGGCACATCGAAGATCTGCTCAAAGAATATCTGCTTGAACTGTTTTTTTATATCCAAAACCTCGACACTCTCATCTCTCTTCACACCTATATATCTATTTTTGTTATAACTAAATGCAAAATAATCGTTTTCGCATCTCACCATAATTTGGTCTAATTATTTCATATTTTTATCATTACTAATCCAATACATTAGTAGCGTAGCGTGAGGTGTCGAGTGAAAAATTTACCTCTTTTTCAAAAATTATATAGGCATGGAATCAGCTTAATCTTATTGGCAATTTGCACTTTTATGCATCAAGCGCAAGCAATTGAATTACTCAATGTCTCTTATGATCCCACGCGAGAACTTTATAAAGCATATAATCAGGCTTTTATCGAGTATTGGCAGCAGCAAACCGGTGAACGGTTGACGATAAATAATTCGCATGGTGGGTCTGGTAAACAGGCGCGTTCGGTCATTGATGGTTTGCAGGCCGATGTGGTTACGCTTGCTTTAGCGAGTGATATTGATGCGTTAAATCGTTATCAAACTAACATATCACCTGATTGGCAAGCTAGGTTGCCAAATAATAGTGCGCCTTACCATTCAACTATTGTTTTTTTAGTGCGTAAAGGTAACCCAAAACAGATTTATGATTGGGGTGATCTCATAAAAGATGATGTTGAGGTAATAACACCCAATCCCAAAACCTCGGGTGGGGCTCGTTGGAATTTTTTGGCGGCTTGGGCTTATGCTAAAAGTACCTATGGTAACGATGAACAAGCTCAAGACTTTGTCACCAAATTATATCAACATGTTCCAGTTTTAGACACTGGTGCCAGAGGCGCAACCATTAGCTTTGTACAGCGAGGCTTAGGTGATGTTTTAATTTCTTGGGAAAATGAGGCTTATTTGGCGTTAAGAGAGCAAGGTGGCGATCAATTAGAAATTATTATGCCCTCATTATCCATTTTAGCTGAGCCGACTGTGGCTTTAGTCGATAAAGTTGTTGATAGCAAAGGTACACGTAAGCAAGCGCAAGCTTATTTGGAATACTTATATAGCGATCCGGCACAACACATTATAGCCAAGCATTTTTACCGTCCTGTTAATCCTGATGTCCTTAAACAATATGCTGATCAGT encodes:
- a CDS encoding restriction endonuclease subunit S gives rise to the protein MASVKSKVPKLRFKGFSEEWQSLSFARALHEVKRPIKMQNDTDYQLITVKRRNEGIVSRGIFKGKDVLVKSQFEVKKGDYIISKRQVVHGANGILPETLDGSIVSNEYLVAKGTDKMDIQFFSILSSLPIMYKQFFLSSYGIDIEKLFFDVNDWKKRTVNVPILKEQTQIGHFFQKLDQVIEIQQNALTQAQNYKKAMLQKMFPQNGEKRPKRRFKGFSGDWVKVKFRDIFIYERPDNYLVSNTEYLDQGIPVLTANKSFILGFTDEKNIYDKGACIIFDDFTLDSKYVDFAYMVKSSAIKILTPTKGFDLKFAFERLNTEKIINDGHARHYISIVQPTITLVPSLKEQTQIGNFFQQLDKQITEQQNKLTHYQTLKKAMLQRLFI
- a CDS encoding type I restriction endonuclease subunit R, yielding MAIQFTKERELEINLINQLIQGESQWHYRDDLTNEAALWQNLRNILEANNRAILRGVALTEQEFMQVKTQLTFISFYEAAKWLAGENGIAKVQVQREDASLGTIRLNVINRADVAGGSTSYEVINQFTSGKQQANDRNRIFDVTLLINGLPMIHIELKNRQHPYMDGFRQIKKYLKEGKFKGIFSSVQMFVVSNGTDTRYIASALYSQLNERFLCKWVDTSNKPITDYLAFAKAVLSIPQAHKIVTQYSITDKDNEALILLRPYQIHAIEAVKQASARQQSGYVWHTTGSGKTLTSYKVACNLLQIPAIDKTLFIVDRVDLDQQTTSSFTSYAEFDPVSIDETDNVNDLVQRLASEDRGVVITTIQKLNHLMKRMAETNISERKQKRYDKIKSLKVAFIVDECHRAVTPRKKQELDRCFQYALWYGFTGTPIFAENPRAELGDLARTTEQQYGKRLHEYTVKEAINDQAVLGFQVEYKSTLEEDEIDKIICHYHANKELNQLSTKEKEKLIPSEVYDDNRHRLKVIDSIINKSKSKLGFTTENGEGKAYGTILTVPSIAIAQEYYDLFKRVIAGLETVKISEHTRSILPDFPKVAMTYSLSENEESSIRNQEKMKEVLVDYNQCYDTNFTLETIRAYNQNINARLARKQSRYHRRAEQIDIIIVVDRLLTGFDAPCISTLFIDRPPMRPHDIIQAFSRTNRLFDQGKTFGQIVTFQTPLLYQDAVEQALFLYSNGGENHVLAPTWQEAKARLQRAIKALRNLVPTPEATHHLTLGEKRQFAKLYQRFDKAFNAASVYFDFDITKLEEDFSITESEIEGYHGFYVNVLEELRDNRDDDEVEPLDIEYVLLTHRMEEINYRYILSLIQRVVPNAETASGLHLEDDTQYQEVDNYIQTLSEENSKLASLMDTLWQNIKRDPESYRGKNITELLEQMISETIQHLVTKFAEIWAVEVDKLRFVVDNYNPNRSKQNGEDELRNTSHYDVYKTSTENPVPKLRYWRSIKEAYMEMMQNNILPLRLRH
- a CDS encoding sulfate ABC transporter substrate-binding protein — encoded protein: MHQAQAIELLNVSYDPTRELYKAYNQAFIEYWQQQTGERLTINNSHGGSGKQARSVIDGLQADVVTLALASDIDALNRYQTNISPDWQARLPNNSAPYHSTIVFLVRKGNPKQIYDWGDLIKDDVEVITPNPKTSGGARWNFLAAWAYAKSTYGNDEQAQDFVTKLYQHVPVLDTGARGATISFVQRGLGDVLISWENEAYLALREQGGDQLEIIMPSLSILAEPTVALVDKVVDSKGTRKQAQAYLEYLYSDPAQHIIAKHFYRPVNPDVLKQYADQFPTIKLVTVDNDFGGWQTVQKKFFSDGAIFDAIYAEIN